A region from the Clostridia bacterium genome encodes:
- a CDS encoding site-specific integrase, with product MKTKEWFETWLSVYVKGQVKPRTYTKYSQITKTYIIPHFGEREMESITREDVQVLIYVELRQKTTLSASTINSVINVMNLAFDLAEDLGKITKNPCRKIKRLPKVEKKVEAFSLSEQRKIETYITLANKPKLYGIIICLYLGLRIGELLALTWDDIDLHNRTVFISKTIGEHGEITPPKTEASIRLLPIPNAIIGVLRDLKRTAICEFVIETKAHQTNIRAYQALFKRMLQKVGVRPLGFHSLRHTFATRALECGMDFKTLSELMGHANVSITIDRYAHCQMGLKRKSINRLSRLNNGN from the coding sequence ATGAAAACAAAAGAATGGTTTGAAACATGGTTGTCGGTATATGTGAAAGGGCAAGTAAAACCTCGCACCTATACAAAGTATAGCCAAATCACAAAAACCTATATCATACCCCACTTTGGGGAAAGGGAAATGGAAAGCATTACGCGAGAAGACGTGCAAGTGTTGATTTATGTGGAACTACGTCAAAAGACCACATTATCCGCAAGTACGATAAACTCTGTGATAAACGTGATGAATCTCGCCTTTGACCTTGCCGAAGACCTTGGGAAGATAACCAAGAATCCGTGCCGCAAGATCAAGCGATTGCCAAAGGTAGAAAAGAAAGTCGAAGCGTTTTCATTGAGCGAGCAGAGAAAGATAGAGACCTATATTACGCTTGCCAATAAGCCCAAACTGTACGGCATCATCATCTGTCTGTATTTGGGTTTGCGTATCGGAGAACTACTTGCGCTTACTTGGGACGACATCGACCTACACAATCGGACGGTATTTATATCCAAAACCATTGGCGAACATGGTGAAATAACTCCGCCGAAAACGGAAGCGTCCATTCGCTTGTTACCAATTCCCAACGCAATCATAGGCGTTTTGCGCGACTTAAAGAGAACCGCTATCTGTGAGTTTGTCATAGAAACAAAAGCACACCAAACCAACATACGCGCCTATCAAGCACTTTTCAAACGGATGCTGCAAAAAGTAGGGGTACGTCCCCTTGGATTTCATTCCTTGCGCCATACCTTTGCCACCCGCGCATTGGAATGCGGAATGGATTTCAAAACCCTGTCCGAACTGATGGGACACGCTAACGTAAGCATCACCATCGACCGATATGCGCACTGCCAAATGGGACTGAAACGGAAGTCTATCAACCGCCTGTCCAGACTGAATAACGGCAACTGA
- a CDS encoding type II toxin-antitoxin system Phd/YefM family antitoxin, with amino-acid sequence MNIKPISDLRNYNSVLKDCQNGAPVFLTKNGRGRYVIMDAEQYDTMMAEIKLLAKVAQAEQRIADGEAYMSLEALKAKLGV; translated from the coding sequence ATGAACATTAAGCCTATCTCGGACTTGAGAAACTACAATAGCGTACTGAAAGACTGCCAGAACGGCGCGCCTGTCTTTTTGACCAAGAACGGTAGAGGGAGATACGTCATCATGGACGCTGAGCAATACGACACGATGATGGCGGAGATCAAACTGCTCGCCAAGGTCGCCCAAGCGGAGCAACGCATTGCCGACGGTGAAGCGTATATGAGTTTAGAGGCATTGAAAGCAAAACTCGGGGTGTAA
- a CDS encoding type II toxin-antitoxin system RelE/ParE family toxin, whose amino-acid sequence MKELKINPQVFDDLEDIRNYIAEDSQEQANKVVRDILADMERLRDFPDIGAKLSNKVHIDAKYHYQSPLSNAE is encoded by the coding sequence ATGAAAGAACTAAAGATTAACCCCCAAGTTTTCGACGATCTTGAGGATATACGCAATTACATAGCGGAGGACAGCCAAGAGCAGGCAAACAAGGTAGTACGCGATATATTGGCGGATATGGAACGGCTGCGCGATTTCCCTGACATCGGTGCGAAGTTAAGCAACAAAGTACACATCGACGCCAAGTATCATTATCAATCGCCTCTAAGCAATGCAGAATAA
- a CDS encoding metallophosphoesterase: MSNIFLNEMQKRLETDLRTDEYGCVVENVNVQVTSGVRLNKFYEAELLFHNVNNVKRFALLLANDIAQKIAEYNIAKKERGNADGDEQSPKMPVFLLGYENYSYVLLHEIRECLIKSGMATDFAIHILIDTHREGQKHNPYFEYLLEEEQNAIYKWVKEGHKFFCFTIVPIGATMETFYKLHNFFENNLRQLIKRQSADSPQKDAVDCIITPEGNNYCIVAVGEVYGATTTLSEEKRKTYQLYVEECAPKQDEVFHCVTLRPSQPNKVPLTVSYLLAVDSKWTDTIDAIAQEDITAQTSTTKVTAQNEYTSVLKEPTIEPPLIKVDSTSTLLNMTYQTPISQKTLKEYYLRTDENMGMIDDLKPNGKDCYVRHGHIARADNHYEYYFDFEKIAAHKSEQIAKWVECLKTADDKNDIAAYNIILSPLHITNGLFLKLVVDNYFGSSLHLLHINITQTSKETVRTKFNYISKELRNICAQKAKVNFYYVDDSICTGDTIARGYKFLQMLCDQAEIDISEINDNQISFRFKKVFLLVNRSSFETAHIWVNNPTSDWKGFINIFVPSYNTTSGMCPGCRTRERFNLLGKRSALDHMAKNFFRNEKKHEPRTPTEFDEWMSEQIRTDAGYFQWFVVWAYYKGDKETCDKLTQYLEYNRNVPDRDCWKYEQLAKLEEQDYRIFDKCKEMVMQDHYLRLKTLDDAYKKLVYETQIELHNDLQYSRLSTNDQLQKYIYLEKKIVYVKILKMLSSVQGETAYDNIMCIVSYIKVISRDNLGKNYIIRQTIIEIMKIMLQLLSKKGKLSKKIIEETVNENAYTYYLFQDDGGKRGIHNSYWKFTQLIRNNKRNNGELKLSIAPMLQYRLSKIITHRLAMLGSDEILRTDIIKQIGESTKETHFVFDEEKSAFYDYLYMQSNDANATDPNILSRNISTAVEDYCCSIKSATMSEKDIYMSFRLLKLKNDLDKEISVADGGTILKKIYENILLENTLMLFLLMDDLYTQHAVKDGISNSSILGRKSELPYDVYNGAGSLKASNKLFNALYSHVTELIRGTYDKDGKHLRQNYLSKYVIYYEHIFDALVQKGDINTDEMICLTEMLNYYKLLYYLTEQEYDTCRKSAAHHDSLQYIYEDLCLSMARMTKYDSCYMLYSEEGEDAEIITRSGYVFSNEILTDSKKTTALIKNEWSPLNITVGKLNHLCRMFGRPDSTDKELLGKWEIKDPIHIDDAQVTSFVLKPKNTDNPEDDLKINFIVIKIPFTRSSSKEIENANRHFFVVLQKTISGDFTRDPILDLRKNTLRILFMRYRLLYALRHDYAKLIDYRFDCGYIKSVASVMDNNKPKAVKILHISDLHISDKDRSEESYIELTRKFMGAYKQSVAREQAFDNDIDLIAVTGDLINAAGSAYDAQCRYDIVRHVLTLLAIELWGQHIKVDSEKGCGLYLLPHDWKRRVLFVPGNHDYTAMNDVTIELDKNEDGRRIKAGFPARYSGGTMSKLTYYIEFLLRFLDAPIDELIMHDINEVRHYRNLQVIDKPSEYSEQGLTVYLFNSVTKSNAKQTNKVSFNLNEIAQLMQARKSSYKYPIVLTHHSLDYRPDYVEDKYMLWPDRMQEVSHAFYCTFHAFEAVLNSTNRIDDEVKDDAVYEEFHKVLHLYQEACNSLNQSTEDPLAYTLQEVGNSLFTNSASPLPLEEAFNIIRRWIDFTNINANYFYYIKDNVFDGLRSNPSVVHSKIDTCIDLQIKAITAFYHALQNYFKQYCPKDANKFFVRLFDVLSEKMLSNIVATKYVKNSLVYADMERIYYCIENNGEFKTESKADEYVQDILYKGAQLIGIEKQDIITLQKTKEILMQENETSGSGGYVELAGHVHNNITSNRHYQVDKFFAQKGDADAMYANIVILRDAFENIENCYYRYLGKGASSRKIVAEDMSDATLSVLDIKDIG, translated from the coding sequence ATGAGTAATATTTTTTTGAATGAAATGCAAAAAAGACTGGAAACCGATCTACGCACAGACGAATACGGTTGTGTGGTAGAAAATGTCAACGTACAAGTAACATCAGGCGTAAGATTAAACAAATTCTATGAGGCGGAGTTACTATTTCATAATGTAAATAACGTCAAGCGATTTGCTTTATTGCTGGCCAATGATATTGCACAAAAGATTGCTGAATACAACATAGCAAAAAAAGAAAGGGGAAATGCCGACGGTGATGAACAATCGCCCAAGATGCCTGTCTTTTTGTTAGGCTATGAAAACTACTCGTATGTGTTATTGCATGAAATCCGGGAGTGCCTGATTAAAAGTGGAATGGCAACAGATTTCGCAATTCACATCCTCATAGACACACATCGAGAGGGGCAAAAACACAACCCCTACTTTGAATATCTATTGGAAGAAGAACAAAACGCTATTTACAAATGGGTCAAAGAAGGGCATAAATTTTTCTGTTTCACCATTGTGCCAATCGGCGCCACAATGGAAACTTTTTACAAACTACACAATTTCTTTGAGAATAATCTGCGGCAATTAATTAAACGACAAAGCGCCGATTCCCCCCAAAAAGATGCGGTCGATTGCATTATCACGCCAGAGGGCAATAACTATTGCATTGTAGCTGTCGGAGAAGTATATGGTGCGACTACGACATTATCCGAAGAGAAGCGAAAAACATATCAATTATACGTAGAAGAATGTGCGCCGAAACAAGACGAAGTGTTTCACTGTGTGACATTACGTCCGTCACAGCCTAATAAAGTCCCCCTTACAGTATCTTACTTATTGGCTGTGGACTCAAAATGGACTGATACTATAGATGCCATCGCTCAAGAGGACATTACAGCGCAAACTAGCACTACAAAAGTAACGGCGCAAAACGAATATACGAGTGTACTTAAAGAACCCACGATAGAACCCCCACTCATCAAGGTAGATTCCACATCTACTCTGCTCAACATGACCTATCAAACCCCGATTTCGCAAAAAACACTAAAAGAGTATTATCTGCGAACAGATGAGAATATGGGAATGATAGATGATCTCAAACCGAATGGAAAGGATTGTTACGTCAGACACGGACATATCGCACGAGCAGACAATCATTATGAGTATTACTTTGACTTTGAGAAGATTGCCGCGCACAAGAGTGAACAAATTGCCAAATGGGTTGAATGTCTCAAGACGGCGGACGACAAAAACGACATCGCCGCTTACAACATCATTTTGTCGCCCCTGCACATTACCAATGGCCTTTTCCTTAAATTGGTTGTGGACAATTATTTTGGTAGCAGTCTGCATCTATTGCATATCAACATCACTCAAACCTCCAAAGAAACGGTAAGAACCAAGTTTAACTACATTTCCAAAGAATTACGCAATATTTGTGCACAAAAGGCGAAGGTCAATTTTTACTATGTAGACGACTCAATCTGTACAGGTGATACTATCGCACGTGGTTATAAATTTTTACAAATGTTGTGCGACCAGGCAGAGATAGACATTAGCGAGATTAATGATAACCAGATAAGTTTTCGTTTTAAAAAGGTCTTTTTGTTAGTCAACCGCAGTTCGTTTGAAACTGCGCATATTTGGGTAAACAATCCCACCAGTGACTGGAAGGGTTTTATTAACATATTCGTCCCCTCTTATAACACTACGTCGGGCATGTGCCCGGGATGTCGCACGCGCGAAAGGTTTAATCTGCTGGGCAAACGCAGTGCTTTGGATCATATGGCTAAAAACTTTTTTAGAAACGAGAAAAAGCATGAGCCGCGTACACCTACAGAATTCGACGAATGGATGAGCGAACAGATTCGCACCGACGCGGGCTATTTCCAATGGTTTGTGGTATGGGCTTATTATAAAGGAGACAAAGAAACATGTGATAAACTGACACAGTATCTTGAGTATAATAGGAATGTACCTGACCGAGATTGCTGGAAATACGAGCAACTCGCAAAGTTGGAGGAGCAAGACTATCGTATTTTTGATAAGTGCAAAGAAATGGTAATGCAAGACCATTATTTGCGGCTGAAAACGTTAGATGACGCATATAAAAAACTTGTATATGAAACTCAAATTGAATTACATAATGATCTGCAATACAGCCGATTGTCCACAAACGACCAATTGCAGAAGTACATCTACCTAGAGAAAAAGATTGTGTATGTCAAGATACTCAAGATGTTGTCATCCGTCCAAGGGGAAACTGCCTATGACAATATCATGTGCATTGTATCGTATATCAAGGTAATATCGCGTGATAATCTCGGCAAAAACTATATCATTCGGCAAACCATCATTGAGATTATGAAAATCATGCTTCAACTCTTGTCAAAAAAGGGGAAGCTGAGTAAGAAGATTATAGAGGAAACTGTAAATGAAAACGCATATACATATTATTTGTTTCAAGATGATGGCGGCAAAAGGGGAATTCACAATTCCTACTGGAAATTCACGCAACTCATTAGAAATAATAAACGGAATAACGGCGAGCTCAAGTTGAGCATCGCACCAATGCTACAATACCGCCTATCAAAAATCATTACTCACCGCTTGGCTATGCTGGGTTCGGACGAAATTCTGCGCACTGACATCATCAAGCAGATTGGCGAATCGACAAAAGAAACCCATTTTGTATTTGACGAAGAGAAGTCCGCTTTCTATGACTATCTCTATATGCAATCCAATGATGCAAATGCAACTGACCCCAACATATTGTCGCGCAATATATCTACCGCCGTTGAAGACTACTGTTGTTCAATCAAGTCGGCAACAATGTCAGAGAAAGACATTTATATGTCTTTCCGTCTGCTGAAACTGAAAAATGATCTCGATAAGGAAATCTCTGTAGCAGATGGGGGAACAATCTTAAAAAAAATATACGAAAATATCCTGTTGGAAAATACGCTAATGCTATTTCTCCTAATGGATGATTTGTACACACAACACGCCGTCAAGGATGGAATCAGCAACTCCTCTATATTAGGCAGAAAATCCGAGTTACCCTACGACGTCTATAACGGTGCAGGTAGTTTGAAAGCGTCCAATAAATTGTTCAATGCGTTATACTCACACGTCACAGAGTTGATTCGAGGGACTTATGACAAAGATGGTAAGCATCTGCGACAAAACTATCTTTCTAAATACGTCATCTACTACGAGCATATATTTGATGCGCTGGTGCAGAAGGGAGATATTAATACTGATGAAATGATTTGTTTGACTGAGATGCTTAACTACTACAAGTTGTTGTATTATCTCACTGAGCAAGAGTATGATACTTGTCGCAAATCAGCCGCTCATCACGATAGTTTGCAATACATCTATGAAGATTTGTGCCTATCCATGGCGAGAATGACCAAGTATGACTCATGCTATATGCTGTATAGTGAAGAGGGCGAAGATGCCGAGATTATTACGCGTAGCGGATACGTGTTTTCGAACGAGATTCTGACCGACTCGAAAAAAACAACTGCACTAATAAAGAACGAATGGTCGCCCCTTAACATAACCGTAGGCAAACTCAATCATTTGTGCAGAATGTTCGGTCGGCCCGATAGCACCGACAAAGAGTTGTTGGGCAAGTGGGAGATAAAGGATCCCATACATATCGATGATGCACAGGTGACTTCTTTTGTGTTAAAACCAAAAAATACGGACAATCCAGAGGATGACCTAAAAATCAATTTCATCGTGATTAAAATCCCCTTTACACGCAGTTCATCAAAAGAGATAGAGAATGCTAATCGTCACTTTTTCGTCGTGTTGCAGAAAACAATTTCTGGTGACTTTACGCGTGATCCAATCTTAGACTTGCGCAAGAATACACTGCGTATCCTTTTTATGCGCTATCGTTTGCTATATGCCCTGCGACATGACTATGCCAAGTTGATTGACTATCGTTTCGACTGCGGTTATATCAAGTCAGTGGCATCGGTTATGGACAACAATAAACCTAAAGCCGTAAAGATACTGCACATATCGGATTTGCATATCAGCGATAAAGATAGAAGCGAAGAAAGCTATATCGAATTGACACGCAAGTTCATGGGTGCTTACAAACAGTCGGTAGCAAGAGAACAAGCATTCGATAATGATATAGATTTAATCGCGGTGACGGGTGACTTGATTAACGCTGCAGGATCGGCATACGACGCTCAGTGCCGCTACGATATTGTGCGGCACGTGTTGACCCTTTTAGCTATTGAGTTGTGGGGACAACACATCAAGGTAGATTCAGAGAAAGGATGTGGGCTATATCTGTTGCCCCATGACTGGAAACGTCGGGTACTCTTTGTGCCCGGCAACCACGACTACACGGCAATGAATGATGTTACCATCGAACTGGACAAGAACGAAGACGGGCGTCGAATCAAAGCGGGTTTCCCTGCCAGGTATTCGGGCGGCACCATGTCCAAGTTGACATACTACATTGAGTTTTTGCTTAGGTTCTTGGACGCGCCAATCGATGAGTTAATAATGCACGATATTAATGAGGTGCGCCATTACCGCAATTTGCAGGTAATCGATAAGCCTTCTGAATACTCCGAGCAAGGATTGACGGTATATTTGTTTAATTCGGTAACAAAATCCAACGCCAAACAAACCAACAAGGTGTCTTTCAATCTGAATGAAATTGCGCAACTGATGCAAGCGCGCAAATCATCGTACAAATATCCCATTGTACTAACGCACCACTCGTTAGACTACCGTCCAGATTATGTTGAAGATAAATATATGTTGTGGCCAGATAGGATGCAAGAAGTTAGCCATGCATTCTATTGCACATTCCATGCGTTTGAGGCTGTGCTCAATTCCACCAATCGCATTGATGATGAGGTTAAGGATGATGCCGTCTATGAAGAGTTCCACAAAGTATTGCATTTGTATCAAGAAGCGTGTAATAGTTTAAATCAGTCCACTGAAGACCCCTTAGCATATACGCTACAAGAAGTGGGTAATTCTCTATTCACGAACTCAGCCTCCCCACTTCCCCTTGAAGAAGCTTTTAATATTATTCGGCGATGGATAGATTTTACAAACATCAATGCCAATTATTTCTACTATATAAAAGATAACGTGTTCGATGGATTGCGCTCTAACCCTTCTGTAGTCCATTCAAAAATCGATACTTGCATAGATTTGCAAATAAAAGCAATCACCGCTTTTTATCATGCGTTGCAGAACTACTTCAAGCAATATTGCCCCAAGGATGCTAACAAATTTTTTGTTCGCTTATTCGATGTGCTGAGCGAAAAGATGTTAAGCAACATAGTCGCTACCAAATATGTCAAAAACTCACTGGTATACGCTGATATGGAACGGATATACTATTGTATCGAAAATAACGGCGAGTTCAAAACGGAATCAAAAGCCGACGAATATGTTCAAGATATCTTATATAAGGGTGCGCAACTGATTGGAATTGAAAAACAGGACATTATCACTCTGCAAAAAACAAAAGAAATATTGATGCAGGAAAACGAAACGAGCGGGTCGGGCGGGTATGTCGAGTTGGCAGGACATGTGCATAATAATATCACTTCGAACCGACACTATCAGGTAGACAAATTTTTTGCTCAAAAAGGCGATGCGGACGCTATGTATGCCAACATAGTCATTCTCCGCGATGCATTTGAGAATATAGAGAATTGTTATTACAGATATTTGGGAAAGGGCGCATCTTCCCGAAAAATAGTTGCCGAGGATATGTCCGACGCGACATTATCCGTTTTGGATATCAAAGACATCGGTTAG